The nucleotide sequence GGAGAATGGTAGATGTGGTCAAAACCCTGGGGTATAGCCCTCGCCCCGAGGAGGGACAGCCAAAAGGCTTGGCCCAAGTCAGGCCGCCAGACCCGCAGCCTCTGCGAGAAAGCATGTGGTACCGAAAACTGAAGGTGTTTTCGGGAAGCACTTCCCCAGGCCCGGGCGAAGAGAACTTTGAAGCCTGGCTGGAGCAGGTGACTCAGATGATGCAGATGTGGCGGGTGTCTGAGGTAGAGAAGCAGCGGCGTTTGCTGGAGAGCTTGCGCGGCCCCGCCCTGTCCATCGTGCGGATGCTCCGGGCCAACAGTGGCTCCATGACCGTGGCGCAGTGCCTGGACGCCCTGAAGCAGATCTTCGGGAATAAAGAGAACTATAGAACCGCACGTTTTCAGCTGCTCCAGACCTTGCAGAAGCCCGGAGAGAAAGTCTCTGCCTTCTTGCTgcggctagagcccgtgctgcagaACGCTGTGCGGCACAGCCCCTTGCCAGTGAGAAGCGCAGACATGATTCGCCTGAAATACATCCTAGCCCAGGCCCACGTGAGCACTGGCCTCCGGGACAAGCTCATGGTCTTGGATCAGCGAGGCTGTGCGCCCACCTTCCTGGAGTTGATGCAGCTCGTTCGAGACGTGGAGGAGTGGCAGACCGCCGCGGCAGTGACCAGGGAGAAGCAGAGGCAGGTAGGAGGGGGCCACAGGGCCTCTGGCACCCAGGTAGTGGCAGAAACCAGTGTCCTGGTCCGTCCGGTCATGGTGCGGGCAGGGCAGTTCCATGACAGCAGCACTCAGACCGTCCAGGAAGGGGCTACCCTGTCACTGAAGCGCAGGCAGGTGCCACGCTGCTGCGAGACTGGGGAGGAAGGCCACAGCCAGGCCGCGTGTCCTAGGGCCGAGGACCAGCCCCCGGCAAAGCAGGCGCCTCAGCCCGCAGCAGAAGAGTCGGGAAACGAGATGCGGGCTGGGGCCGGGAGCCAACCCGAGCCCCAGGAAGCATAGGCTCAAGGTATCCAGGCACCCCCTCCCCTAGCAGGCAACACAGATATTGTAACGAGGGGAAGGGGCAGCCCACAGAAACAGTGGGGGCCTTGACTGGGGCACAGGGGCAGGGCAGCCAGGCCgaggccccgccccagcccccgcAGCGTCCACCAGCTGTTAGGGACTCCACCAAGCAAGCCGAAATCAGCTCAGGGAGGCACCGGCAGCACAAGCGGGAAGCCGCCATACGCAGCACGACGCGTACCCGAGCCTCAGACACAGACCCCAACACAGCAGAGGCTGACAAAGGTATAGTCGGGGGCTCTGGCGTCAGCCCTGTCTTCTGGCCACCCTCAAACGCCCACCCTGGGGGCTCTGAGCTAAGGGTGTGACGGGCCCCCAGGCCACGCGGGGCCTAGAGGCGCCTCCCCCGGGGCCGCCCCTGCCAGGAGGAGCCGGCGCTGGCGAGGAAGGGCTGTGGGGCAGAGAGGAGATGCCCCGGAGGGACACCGCAGGGTCCAACTTCACGATCATCTACACCGCTCGAGGGGAGCCCCGGGAAGGCAGCACCCTGGAGTCTCTGCGCAGGTGAGGGCAGGAGCAAGTCTCCTCCCCCTGCAGCCTGAAAGGGCAGTAGGGGCAAGGACAGCAGACACTGAGGAGACGATCCCACGCGAGAGGGTCAGGTCAGCTTGGCAGGCAGGGCGCTGAGTCCCTGGTTGCCCAGTACCCCACAACTGGCTTTGGTGTGAGTGGGGGTGCAGGGAAGCGTTTGTtccaaaggaggaggaggagaaggaggaggagacggAGGAGGGAGACTtggagaagagggggagggggaggggcgggagggggagggggtccgGGCAGCGTCCAAGAGAATTAGTTGGCGGGAGGAAGGAGTGTTTAGTTCTCCCTAGGTTTGTGCGTGGCCACTGGAGACGTGGGACTGGCCTGGAGAACCACAGCTCACAGCTGCCAATGCCAAGGCCAGCCCCAAAGCCTGCCACCTGGGAGCAGCCCTGAGTGGCCAGCCCCGGCCTGGGTGAGGGGCACCTGCAGATGGCTGCCACCCACACTGGCCTGGGAGTCGTTAGGGGCCACTCCAGGTGCCTGGGCCTCCCTCCTGAGAGGGGACCCCTATTCATCATCCCCTGGGGCAGGTTGCTCCCTGTACTGGCAAGCCCAAATGTGTTCCTGTAGGCCCCAGAGGGACCCAGGTGTCAAGGAACCCCCCAgcccccgctcccctccccccaacacacacaccctagCCATCGTCCCCCCGCAGAGCCCTGAGGTGCGCCACGTGCCAGCCAAGGCTCTGGTCTCTGTGGGCCAGTGTCGTGAGCTCAACGTGTGCTTTCTGGGCATAGATTCAGGCCCAGCGCTGCCTGTTGTTGTGGAAATGTGCATGTGTTCTCCTCTGAGCAGTCCACCCCGCCCCGGTCCCGGCGCCGAGACACGAAGCCCAGTCTCAGGAGCCGGCAGGAAGGATGGGATGGACGAGGTCACAGCCAGCGCCCACCCCAGGACCTGGGAGCCCACCCGGGACCTTTGGAAGGAAGACCTTGACCGGGGCTGCAGGAGGTCTGCGGGAGGCCCCCCAGGGCTTGTGTTCTGCTGGGCCACCCCGTTGTTCCTCGGGACTCCACGTCCCCGGCTCGGTGGCGTGCGCCCtgctgtggggctgtcctgtgcccgccatagggcagggccaggccccgGGCATGTGGGCCAGAAATGGAGGGTCTGCCCTGGGGGGAGCGGGCATGGCCGGCGCCCATCTTCCTGGCGAGAGGCCACCCGCGGGGCCCTCAGGAAGGGAGACTGGGGGGAGATGGAGGGCCGCCGGGTGGGGTGTAGCGGAGGCACCTTTTTGAGGACCCTGGGTGGGGCCGGGACCCGTGACCTCTGGTGGCCGTTAGAAGTTCCTCTGTGTGTTGTTATGCCCTTTGTTCAATGGTTTCACTCAATGTTTCTGTTTAATAAATTTCCCTGAACGTTTCATCTGAGTTTGGCCTCTGCTGTGGGCAATGGAGTGAAGGGGCTGCTGTGGTGGGGTCAGGGTTGGGGGCAGCAGCAGTGGCCTGGCACCCCGAGTCGGCACGGAGGTACGGTCCGGGCAGGGTCCAAGAGGGTCCATGTGGTCTCCTCGGCTGGATGGAGCCGGGCGGCAGGGCCTTGTGGGCACGGGCCATGGCTGGTTGGGTCCCCGGGAAACTCGGGGAGTCCCCGGGAACCAGTGGGTTCGGtgtcagggggagggggagggggagggacggCAGGCAGGACCGGAAGCTCCAGGATCCCTGGCAGCTCTGTGGGGGCTCGGGGCACCCAGAGAGTTCAGAGACGTCACGTGTGCCCTCCCAAGGACCAGCCGGCCACAGAAGGGTCCGGGCGTGAGGTCAGAGGCCCCTGCCAGGAACGCAGTGCAGGATTCCGGGGTGGGGTTGTTTGCCCACCTGCCTGAGATCGTCTGCCCCTGCCGTCCCGCAGCGGCCCGCCCTGGTCTAGGCGCTGAGGGACGTTTGGGGACCTGGGGCTATGGGGTGGCCGAGGGAAGGAGGGCCGCCCAGCAGGAGTTGCAGAGTCCTCAGGCCCTGGGTGGGGGCACAGAAAGGCAGGGAGAGCTGTCCTCCACTTTAAGTCCCGGGCGGGGCGGCCCCCCGAGGGGCAGGGGCgccccctccctgtcccactcCCTGCATCACTCCTGTGTCCTGGGAGCAGGCAggaggcgggtggggggggggggtgtcctgTGAGTGGGAGGCTGTAGATGGGGCCCGGGGATGACCCCTTCCTGCCCAGAGGCTGGCTCTGGACCCCCGGGGCCCTCCGTGCCACCTGAAGAGGGCATCGGCCAGGGGTGGGGGCCCTAGTGATCCAGGAGAAGCCTCCCTGACCCTGAGACCGTGCCCTGTGGTCCTGCGCGTGCGTGCCCAGGGAGGGTGCGCGTTTGCGTTCGGCGAGTGTGCGCCTGCGCGCGCCGCCATTTCCTGCAGCCCCGAGCTTGTGTCCGGTGCCTATCGGGAAACAGGACCGTCCACACAGCGAAATGGCTACCGGGGGCGCGAGAGGCCTCGGCGTCGCTTCTCCTGCCGTCGTGCCCGATCCTGCCGCTAGATGGCGCGCGAGGATCACAATTGGGCCGGGCCGCCCGTCTCGGGCACCCTGGCCTCCTGCTGCCCTTCCCCCGTTGGCCTGGAGGACGTGGGTGGTCTCGCCGGCCTTGCGGCTGaagcagcccccacccccccggccACGTGTGCACCCTCGCCGCAGTTCCGGCGGAGgcgggagagaggaagggagctgGGTGCCCGCAAGGAGCCAAAGGGGCTGTTTGGCGGGGTGCCCTGGTGTCGGTGGTCTCTGGGCGCTGGCCTTCAGAGCTGGCCGGGGCCAGGAGCTGTGGACACGCGGGGAGGGCGGCTCGACCCTCCAACCACGAGGGACCTCGGGCGGAGATGCTGCTCTGGGCGCTGGGGCTCCGTGGGGAAGGGGCTTGTTCCtaagaggtgggggaaggaggggaatggGGTGGGCAGGGACCTCCTGCAGAGCAGTGGAGCCTTTTCCTAGCTCAGAGTTCATGGAGCCTTTCCTTGTTCTGTGGTCGAAAGTGAGTAGAAGAGGACTGAGGGGATTGTCCAGGTTACCGAGTTGCAGAGCTACAGGCTTCTTAAGTCTGGGACCTGTGCTGCTTTCATCACATTATGTATTGCTCCCAGTTCGTGGGTAGTTATTACCCCTAAGGCCTTGGTGAGCCTGGTGGACCCATACTGATAGCTCTGGCAGTCTGTCCAAACGTGAGGGAGGGGTGCCTCTTAACCTGTCCTATTTGTCATCTAACCTCCTGCCTCCCAGATGCTAATGATGGTTCGCCAACACCTCTATTCTATGTAGACATCTAGCATTACTATTCATGCCTGACAGACCCTCTGTGTCATTTAACTAAAACTCAACTGTTACACTCTGGGTGACATGATTGTGACTCTCGTTTTCTCCCTTTCCACAGTCAGGTTCTGCCTTTCAgccttatttgatttttattctttctagcAAAACCTCTCCCTGAATTAAGGCCAGGCACAGCACAGGTAATTTTGAGGTTTATATTTCACGTCCTAAGAGCCCCCATTTCCCATAGCACCAGCAGTTCAGGGAAGAGTACCGCCCCCATCCCTTATTCTCGGTACAATCGGGCCTTTCCTTTTCAGCTAGCCCTCGGTCTTCCCCTTGTGCCCGATATCTGGGCAAGCTGGTAAGAAAGCCTGGGTGCTCCTTCCTTTGGCACCAGAGGGAGATTAGAACCATGTATGCCCCTGACCACATGTGAGAACTCTCCCCTCGGCCCCGCCCCCTCACATGGTAAAATCCCAGGCCACTCTCTATTCTTTGCTCGCACAAGTCACTTTACAACTGCTCTCTTGAGAACCCTTGATTCTGTAAGTAATGAACCATTTCTTGActtcttggtgtgtgtgtgtgtgtgtgtgtgtgtgtgtgtgtgtgtgtgtgtgtggtgtcatTGGTCTCCACATCCAAAGCAAATTTTGGGTGggggtctgtctgtctgtcaggTTACGTTGGTGGAAATTATGTGCAAGTCTATGgaactgcccccccaccccccccacacaaCCAAGAGAGTCAATTACAGACAATATCACAGGAAGCATGGCAGagattagagctgctctgaaagATGTAGGGGTGGTGGTCCCCATCATATCTCCATTTACTTTGCCAGTCTGTTCACTGCAGCAATTGGATGAATTCCATAGAGTGACTGTATACCCCAGGCTTCACCAACTATCAATTCCAGTTGTGGATGCTGTGTGCTGGACGTGGTGGAATCGCTCAAGCAGATGAATAAGGCCTTAGGTCCATGTTACGTGGCCATTGATTTGATGAGTGCATTCCTTTCTATTCCAACCAATCAAAGAAAGAGGATAAGAAGCAGTTCACAATTATGTGGACATCTTTATTTACAATTTGGTCCACTACCATGTTAACTCTCCTGCCCTATGTCATATCTGTACTCTCTTATAACATAGTACAAAGAGATGTGGATCATCTAGGCAGCCCATAGAACATCAGTCAGATCAGTTACACTGACACCATCATACTGATTGGACAGGAAGAGTAAGAGGCCTCTCTAAGACACATGGCCTCTCGAGAGCATGGGAGATAAACCCATGAAGATTCGGGGACCTGCCATTTCAGTGAAGTGTTTAGGAGTCCAGTAATCCGAGGCATGCCAGGATGCCCCCTCCAAAGCACAAGACAAATCATTGCGTCTTGGATCCTCCAGCACAAGGAAGAAAGGAGCACACCTGGCAGGCCCCAGGATCATTGCTGCGGTCCATATATCAGGTGACACAGAAGGCTGAGAGCTGGGCTGCAGGAGAGGAAGCTTCAGCAGAGCTGGGGTGCAGGAGAGGCGCCTGCGGCAGAGGTGGGGTGCGGGAGAGGAACCTGCAGCAGGTCCAGGCTGTGGTGCAAGTAGCCGCGTGGACCATCTTATACGACAGACCCCGTGGTGTCAGAGGTATCAGTAATGGGCAAGGATGCAGTGTCAAGTTCAAGGCCAGCCCCTGTAAGAGAATTGCCACTCAGTCCCCTGGGGTTCTGGAGGAGGGTCATGCCATCAGCATCAGAGATTCTATGTCTTTCTAGAAATAGCCTCTGGTGTGTTTCTGGGCCCTGGTAGAGACAGATGCTTGACTATGGGACACCAACTGACTCTGTGTCTGGAACTTCTCATCATGAGCTGGGTCCTGCCAAGTCAAAATCAGATGGCAACTCACTGTAGGATGGCAGTGGTGCATCTGGAATGCAGGCTGGGCAGGGACAGAGGTGTGAGTAAGGTTTGTGAGCAGTAGCACAGGCCCTCATGTTACGCATCACAGTCATACCAGAGCTCCTCCCTCAGCTCACACTATGGCCACATGATCCCATACAGCCagatgaaggaggaggaaaaggtctAAGCTTGGCTTTTGGACGGATTTGCTTGGTCTTTGGATACAAGTTGAAAATGGATGGCAGTTACACTCTAGCCACACCTAGGGATGTCCCTGAAAGACAAGGGGGAGGGAAGATCTAAACCCCTACGTGGGTTAGGGTGGAGGGACAAagggtgttttctgtttttcttttgtctctgtccTGGTTTTATCGTT is from Orcinus orca chromosome X, mOrcOrc1.1, whole genome shotgun sequence and encodes:
- the LOC125963118 gene encoding paraneoplastic antigen-like protein 5; the encoded protein is MPVNLLEDWCKGMDLDPRKALLIVGIPVECSEEEIKETLKAGLQPLCAYRVLGRMFRREDSSKAVLIGLAEQVNYATVPSQIPGKGGTWEVVVKPCSPDDELINRLNHFLKAEGRRMVDVVKTLGYSPRPEEGQPKGLAQVRPPDPQPLRESMWYRKLKVFSGSTSPGPGEENFEAWLEQVTQMMQMWRVSEVEKQRRLLESLRGPALSIVRMLRANSGSMTVAQCLDALKQIFGNKENYRTARFQLLQTLQKPGEKVSAFLLRLEPVLQNAVRHSPLPVRSADMIRLKYILAQAHVSTGLRDKLMVLDQRGCAPTFLELMQLVRDVEEWQTAAAVTREKQRQVGGGHRASGTQVVAETSVLVRPVMVRAGQFHDSSTQTVQEGATLSLKRRQVPRCCETGEEGHSQAACPRAEDQPPAKQAPQPAAEESGNEMRAGAGSQPEPQEA